One window of Treponema denticola genomic DNA carries:
- a CDS encoding SPOR domain-containing protein, which translates to MNKKVLFSLIFIISFSCIWAVWEGNGGIGSSTDFPAEGLFVRSDMFPKHTLLEITNLEKSIKARAVVIGPSGIPGLLLSLSPELGEKLKVPKGKVIRIRVITPSPVNEEGDDGKSISAAGPESQDLDTNPALFVASHSDLPDANLKKEEAKPVSENTAGDTILYDEIKNPVDDTPPEPVEEVPATEEVPSVEAIVEPAAEEPTEPVSIVPEEEVKEPEPKVEPIKEVEKVEEKPAEDSSLMYAPETVAPITETYMEPAKENPPVTVDPIIEPAAKPEDAPAPVTEISEPQEPEQAKEEIKDVEVVDPVVEPVNETPAEKKVDTVASVTPKNEPVADKKEDLPAPGGETSVEETPAEEAEDSGTYEETDSDIYTAAEEESAVPVNEIKPISSKLEKGKTYVQIVIYDDKYNRDDVLKKYGKKYPMVVEERLVKNNTRYTIFVGPLKPDETGAVLERFKQLGFKDAFLKKGR; encoded by the coding sequence ATGAACAAAAAAGTTTTATTTTCATTGATATTCATTATATCGTTTTCATGTATATGGGCGGTTTGGGAAGGAAATGGAGGCATCGGCTCTTCTACCGATTTTCCGGCTGAAGGCTTGTTTGTCAGAAGCGATATGTTTCCTAAACACACCCTTTTGGAAATAACCAACCTTGAAAAAAGCATTAAGGCTAGAGCCGTTGTTATAGGCCCCTCCGGAATACCCGGTCTTCTACTCAGCCTATCCCCCGAATTGGGAGAAAAACTTAAGGTTCCTAAGGGAAAGGTTATCAGAATAAGGGTCATTACACCGAGTCCGGTAAATGAAGAAGGGGATGACGGTAAAAGCATTTCGGCAGCCGGTCCTGAATCTCAAGACCTAGATACCAACCCTGCCCTTTTTGTAGCATCTCATTCGGATTTGCCGGATGCAAATCTAAAAAAAGAAGAAGCAAAACCCGTATCCGAAAATACGGCAGGAGATACAATTCTATATGATGAGATTAAAAACCCTGTTGACGATACTCCCCCTGAACCGGTTGAAGAAGTTCCTGCAACAGAAGAAGTTCCTAGTGTAGAGGCTATAGTTGAACCTGCAGCCGAAGAACCGACAGAACCGGTATCTATAGTACCTGAGGAAGAGGTAAAAGAACCTGAACCTAAAGTAGAACCAATTAAAGAGGTTGAAAAGGTTGAAGAGAAACCTGCCGAAGATTCATCTTTGATGTATGCACCTGAAACCGTAGCTCCCATAACCGAAACCTATATGGAACCGGCAAAGGAAAATCCGCCTGTAACCGTAGACCCTATAATTGAACCTGCAGCAAAACCGGAAGATGCCCCTGCTCCTGTAACCGAAATATCGGAACCTCAAGAGCCTGAACAAGCTAAAGAAGAAATAAAGGATGTTGAAGTTGTAGATCCTGTAGTAGAACCTGTTAATGAAACTCCGGCTGAAAAAAAGGTTGACACAGTTGCCTCCGTTACCCCAAAAAATGAGCCTGTTGCAGATAAAAAAGAAGACCTTCCGGCTCCTGGTGGGGAGACATCGGTTGAAGAAACTCCGGCCGAAGAAGCCGAAGATTCAGGCACGTATGAAGAAACCGATTCGGATATATATACTGCAGCCGAAGAAGAATCCGCAGTTCCTGTAAATGAGATTAAGCCTATTTCAAGCAAACTGGAAAAAGGCAAAACCTATGTTCAGATAGTAATCTATGACGATAAATACAACCGCGATGATGTTCTAAAAAAATACGGGAAAAAATATCCTATGGTAGTGGAAGAAAGGCTTGTAAAAAACAACACAAGATATACCATATTTGTAGGACCTTTAAAGCCTGATGAAACCGGTGCTGTTCTTGAGCGCTTTAAGCAGCTGGGCTTTAAAGATGCCTTTTTAAAGAAGGGAAGATAA